A single window of Lytechinus variegatus isolate NC3 chromosome 8, Lvar_3.0, whole genome shotgun sequence DNA harbors:
- the LOC121419576 gene encoding microfibril-associated glycoprotein 4-like, with amino-acid sequence MPLDQSPVSLADDDMDECKAVILDVQDPKLPLASIRQVTSYSVPDKHSGTERQNVSHQGLHNCSRPTLCIKMPPPGPRRYQSVFPKALVDCADVQARGVNFNGIYSIHPGGSKEPLNVYCDMVTAGGGWTVFQKRMDGSVDFNENWSLYKDGFGSVWGEHWLGNQNVYHLTNQRHCELRIDLYDFRGNTMHATYSHFSISNETMKYELRLGSFSGGGAGDCLTQHNGHKFSTRDQDNDLYDEFNCAERYQAGWWYKNTSERVCSLNGIYIDVNANVKNFNQGILWSCWGVNALKGSEMKLRPFSEA; translated from the exons ATGCCACTGGATCAATCACCGGTTTCGCTTGCAGATGACGATATGGACGAATGTAAGGCCGTCATTCTGGACGTTCAAG ATCCGAAGCTTCCCCTTGCTAGTATCAGGCAGGTGACCTCTTACTCTGTACCCGACAAACACTCCGGTACAGAACGTCAAAATGTTTCTCATCAGGGGCTACATAACTGCAGTAGGCCAACACTTTGCATAAAAATGCCTCCACCAG GTCCAAGAAGATATCAATCAGTGTTTCCCAAGGCACTAGTGGACTGTGCCGATGTCCAGGCAAGAGGGGTGAATTTCAATGGAATCTATAGTATCCATCCTGGTGGGTCCAAGGAACCTTTAAATGTCTACTGTGACATGGTCACTGCTGGAGGTGGCTGGACG GTATTCCAAAAACGAATGGACGGTTcagttgatttcaatgaaaattggtCACTCTATAAGGATGGTTTTGGGAGTGTTTGGGGAGAACATTGGCTAGGAAACCAAAATGTATATCACCTGACAAATCAGCGCCATTGCGAGCTCCGGATCGACCTTTACGACTTCAGAGGGAACACGATGCATGCGACCTACAGTCACTTCAGCATTTCCAACGAgacaatgaaatatgaattgagGCTGGGTTCATTTTCTGGAGGAGGGGCAG GAGACTGCCTTACACAACACAACGGACACAAATTCAGCACCAGAGACCAAGATAATGATTTGTATGACGAATTCAACTGCGCTGAGCGTTACCAAGCTGGATGGTGGTATAAGAATACGTCGGAACGGGTGTGCAGCCTGAATGGGATTTACATTGATGTCAACGCTAATGTTAAAAATTTTAATCAAGGCATACTTTGGTCTTGTTGGGGTGTGAACGCTCTTAAAGGAAGTGAAATGAAGCTCCGTCCGTTTTCGGAGGCTTGA
- the LOC121420232 gene encoding histamine N-methyltransferase-like yields MSRLTLLEDDLDRYYDVYRNGFSKIAKKDVVLKEVAQHFDNIVLKKMTDVFQAEDQFNILGVGVGEGHCEFHFLKRLGSYFRSIKNVAVEPNESLFKVFKAETQAWSSDLKSDCESHYFVGSLAQFFDESPLVDRKYNLISAVHSLYYTGDLEATFIRLMSMLKDNGVMVIVLSGLTLINRTHHKNPWLPAFDRYSATPESLKVVQLAEREGYKVTEFELNTMWDVTALFDEKSELGDKLADFLTMTAYFRKTAPAGKVDEIMRFWRESCSEGKNGRLQTEPGEKLFFITK; encoded by the exons ATGTCTCGTCTGACACTTCTGGAAGACGATCTTGATCGTTATTACGACGTTTATCGGAATGGCTTCTCAAAGATCGCGAAGAAAGACGTTGTTTTGAAGGAAGTCGCTCAACATTTCGACAACATCGTTTTGAAGAAGATGACTGACGTATTCCAAGCAGAAGATCAATTTAATATTCTAGGCGTCGGTGTTGGTGAAG GCCACTGTGAGTTTCACTTCTTGAAGCGTCTTGGATCGTACTTCAGATCGATTAAAAATGTAGCGGTGGAACCTAATGAAAGCTTATTCAAAGTTTTTAAAGCCGAGACACAGGCTTGGAGTTCCGATTTAAAATCAGATTGTGAATCGCATTACTTCGTTGGCTCTCTCGCGCAATTCTTTGATGAAAGCCCCCTGGTGGATCGCAAGTACAACTTAATTAGCGCTGTGCATTCGCTGTACTATACCGGCGACTTGGAAGCGACCTTCATACGACTGATGTCAATGCTTAAAGATAATGGAGTTATGGTCATTGTCTTATCAG GACTGACCTTGATTAATCGAACGCACCACAAGAATCCCTGGTTGCCAGCATTCGACCGCTATTCTGCCACACCAGAAAGTCTTAAAGTCGTTCAGCTGGCCGAAAGAGAAGGATACAAAGTGACCGAATTCGAACTGAATACCATGTGGGATGTCACTGCTTTATTTGACGAGAAATCGGAGTTGGGGGACAAACTTGCCGACTTCTTGACCATGACGGCGTATTTTCGTAAAACGGCACCGGCAGGAAAGGTAGACGAAATCATGAGGTTTTGGCGAGAGTCCTGCTCAGAAGGTAAAAATGGACGTCTCCAAACAGAACCTGGAGAGAAGCTTTTCTTCATCACTAAGTAG
- the LOC121420234 gene encoding zinc finger protein ZPR1-like — MATEEQTNTQPLMKDISGDLDDLEATEIESLCVNCMENGTTKLLLTRIPFFKSVIISSFDCPHCHSFNSEIQPASALQPQGCIYNVEIKTDKDMNRQVVKSNSASVRIPELDFEIPGFTQKGSLTTVEGVLQRAVEGLEQEQPLRRALQPEVAEQIDAFIEKLKNIPKPFHVVLDDPAGNSFVENPLAPKQDPAMKVSYYERTKEQLKQLGFADGSKEDSAGDAPQSEDTPKDTMNNDDDDGVVAPEEVFEFAVNCGNCEAPAVCRMKPISIPFFKEVIIMAMSCDACNTKTNEIKSGGGIEDKGRKITLKMTDVSDLSRDVLRSGTCQFEIPEFDFLHDPIAGQSGKFTTIEGLLVDVKNALQRQNPLAFGDSAVPKQSAFAEFFEKMDKVIRGELFVTIILTDPAGNSYLQNVYAPESDPEMTIEDYERTEDENDFLGLTHMKTENYGEEEYTEQNAEAS; from the exons atggcaacagaagAGCAGACGAATACTCAGCCCCTCATGAAGGATATATCTGGGGATCTGGATGACTTGGAAGCAACAGAGATTGAAAGTTTGTGTGTCAACTGCATGGAAAAT GGGACAACAAAGCTGCTTCTAACCAGGATTCCTTTCTTCAAATCAGTGATAATCAGCTCCTTTGACTGTCCTCATTGCCACTCCTTTAACAGTGAGATCCAGCCAGCCAGTGCCCTTCAGCCCCAGGGCTGCATCTACAATGTCGAGATCAAGACCGATAAG GATATGAACAGGCAAGTTGTGAAGTCAAATTCTGCTTCTGTACGCATTCCAGAACTGGACTTTGAAATTCCTGGATTCACACAGAAAGGAT CTCTCACAACGGTGGAAGGCGTACTTCAGAGAGCGGTAGAGGGACTTGAACAGGAACAACCATTGCGAAGG GCACTGCAACCTGAAGTGGCTGAACAAATTGATGCTTTTATCGAGAAGTTAAAAAACATCCCCAAGCCATTTCATGTG GTATTGGATGATCCGGCAGGAAATAGCTTTGTTGAGAATCCCCTGGCACCTAAACAAGACCCTGCGATGAAGGTCAGTTATTATGAACGCACCAAGGAACAACTTAAGCAGCTTGGATTTGCG GATGGTAGCAAGGAAGATTCGGCCGGAGATGCACCCCAATCAGAAGATACGCCCAAGGATACCATGAACAACGATGATGACGACGGAGTTGTTGCTCCTGAAGAGGTGTTTGAATTTGCCGTCAACTGCGGCAACTGTGAAGCTCCAGCCGTGTGTAGGATGAAGCCGATCA GCATTCCGTTCTTCAAGGAAGTGATCATCATGGCGATGAGCTGCGATGCCTGTAACACCAAGACGAATGAGATCAAATCGGGAGGAGGCATAGAGGATAAAGGTCGCAAGATCACACTCAAAATGACAGATGTCAGTGACCTCAGCAGAGATGTGTTAAGG TCTGGAACATGCCAGTTTGAAATTCCAGAATTTGATTTTCTGCACGACCCAATAGCAGGTCAGAGCGGTAAATTTACAACTATAGAGGGCCTCCTAGTGGATGTTAAGAACGCGCTTCAGAGGCAGAATCCCCTCGCTTTCGGTGACAGCGCAGTACCAAAACAAAGTGCATTTGCagaattttttgagaaaatggacAAG GTCATCAGGGGAGAATTGTTTGTGACTATTATCTTGACGGATCCTGCAGGCAACAGCTATTTACAG AACGTGTATGCCCCGGAGAGTGACCCTGAGATGACGATCGAGGATTACGAGAGGACGGAGGATGAGAATGACTTCCTAGGTTTGACGCACATGAAGACCGAAAACTACGGCGAGGAGGAATATACTGAACAAAATGCAGAAGCATCATAG